One genomic region from Gadus morhua chromosome 9, gadMor3.0, whole genome shotgun sequence encodes:
- the si:ch211-1e14.1 gene encoding UPF0606 protein KIAA1549 isoform X2, with product MGCFDSSMGPMGIFKGYWCASGLFGMFLGLTILLTVIQASPHVADKHWLDSLTADSLPSDGPNLRFSPQNRPVSFTAASLDPESTAVTQSSDGQPQEPTLNSGSDAADRALSHWGLSPSQNPKAFTSSDPLAEQTLTRTTPALRSLTPGSGPDFEGPSSRRARDLLKKRSIVTISKQPPQSNSTPSAPLGPQLVHLYSDQKNVDESPPTQNQSKAPLNSRERDTETLAPSYLPFFSPHPTAALSEPTEALPVDIFPTNTMDKDWGSGEYMETMSFLGSEGDDYALVSNLPSDMYDLEESASESYDTSFPTRVGVTMSSFLPHFVSPSLSLSPPLTSAGTPTSVYPPPLSSSVHPAFEPTPPVESDVTRSLDEDWSEAFTIQATDLLLPDMNSIEYYTTQLTKENTSLNTGAELRGNGTISGLVSKMSISTTHLVPTRTFTVDPSHMHTSLFGDDGPTDESAWAEEESSGPYAGYEPLNDTSPVNDTALGLQPVSMSEHSSIATSPSFVDASPIWEAEVPTTQLAPTPDAGSDSSYYTESGSALADATAMLPDDVLLSSSPSDVYWFTTETIPLDASSVTPVLSASTAPTPAASAAPAPDDTPAPDETPAPGEATPSTTVSATPNATVQPSSMEPSPDDTSPPPIMIADEGVSGEPTEGHPVTPTASAEDNTTSLMLPVTTTAAATTPHITTSIPTTGQPEAVTTLSTTTVTTGKSPATTPQARQYLCSIDNPAYAVRVGFPSGATVGYAKTQIRDILKSEFNKPVELQVLVPPPKFVFRVVSGPVVYTAIAVTNALRRSGRRFLSVAPGWTQPDNKYLAHSVLQFVPGNVDVRACNFSERIEKGLTLALAEVRRRAQESTNFTVHIVNITMAGPGRQQQPVNIFFAVRGSGGYLLGSEVTNLLLRLTMVEFSYYMGFPVLEIAEPFHYAELNTTQLLRSSWLRTVLLGVLDPRVGDPGFQAKIERQLAQLLGEAMGTVRRAKRATTVGNSSVQVVSLSELTGADHPLEIVYFVEGPSGQRVPAVQSAELLNSLDVQRAAIVLGHRVQGILAQPVEKVASQPPDAENTVLWIVIGVVVPLLVVIVIVSILYWKLCRTDKLEFQPDAMTSIQQRQKLPAPTVKGFDFAKLHLGQHGKDDLMVVQEPEPQGPHPAPGKEGLYPPENREIPVPTSKTSVSSVKASLSGRRRERISPSDGDSVVSDGSSGRDSGEDPRRGQVTPSDSKQARKTPISVANGKNRIGPPPMNGSEQLSSTASIFEHVDRMSRSMEASRRLPNKIQLIAMQPMAVPPLLRPSVNGKIPVNPHMNKEVALRHKSEIEHHRNKIRLRAKRKGHYDFPAMENTPSNGFGDTKDPGRIYQKARQQIDRILDPELHIPSLFTESKKGARGRRSPRQRRKDQLSAGLADADRDHLITSDSDAVYRRGPGVSNVAFVSDPDQGSPARSPSPSDDVFLGPSSPPPGHAPAPPPYAPPQPSIEEARQQMHSLLDDAFALVSPTSQGSAPGVTLPGGGGGPHHPPGASPPAAPGSRAWGSSRPLPLSSFPGPLTIAQPPHSQRYNDLGLPPSLLHRQGLGSSFLPPGEAPGAGPPLQPDSLYPSKGHYAEEQPLSARPRPVGGTAGSQLHHLTQVGLSSRISRGPVGQNDDWSHYHDNDYSAPGHGKDAMPRNGIREPSAPPAHQNTPGLGYPSAPEPLDAGPPTHSSASLIKAIREELLRLSQKQAAVSSYHS from the exons ACAAACACTGGTTGGATTCCCTCACAGCAGACAGTTTGCCTTCTGACGGCCCAAACTTGCGATTCTCCCCTCAAAATCGACCAGTCTCCTTCACTGCAGCATCGCTAGACCCTGAATCTACTGCAGTGACACAATCCTCCGACGGCCAGCCACAGGAGCCGACACTAAACTCTGGTTCTGATGCTGCTGACAGGGCACTTTCCCACTGGGGCCTTTCACCTTCTCAAAACCCAAAAGCCTTTACCTCAAGTGACCCACTCGCTGAGCAGACATTAACTCGCACAACACCTGCTCTCAGATCGTTGACGCCCGGATCGGGTCCGGATTTTGAGGGCCCTTCATCAAGGCGAGCAAGGGATCTGTTGAAGAAAAGGTCCATTGTGACGATATCAAAACAACCACCCCAATCAAATTCCACACCCTCAGCTCCCTTAGGGCCACAGCTTGTTCACCTTTACTCCGACCAGAAGAACGTAGATGAATCTCCACCAACACAAAACCAAAGCAAAGCCCCACTTAATTCTAGAGAGCGAGACACTGAGACACTGGCCCCCAGCTACCTGCCTTTTTTCAGCCCCCACCCCACAGCCGCTCTATCTGAACCCACGGAGGCCCTACCCGTAGACATCTTCCCTACCAACACCATGGATAAGGACTGGGGCTCCGGGGAGTACATGGAGACCATGTCCTTCCTGGGCTCGGAGGGAGACGACTACGCCCTGGTCTCCAACCTGCCCTCGGACATGTACGACCTGGAGGAGTCGGCCTCAGAGAGCTACGACACGTCCTTCCCGACCAGGGTCGGAGTGACCATGTCCTCTTTCCTCCCGCATTTCGTGTCGCCATCTCTGAGTCTCAGCCCGCCCCTAACCTCCGCCGGTACTCCCACGTCCGTTTATCCgccccccctgtcctcctccgtCCATCCCGCCTTTGAGCCCACTCCCCCGGTTGAGAGTGACGTCACGCGATCCCTGGACGAGGATTGGTCCGAGGCCTTCACCATCCAAGCCACGGACCTCCTCTTGCCCGACATGAACAGCATAGAGTACTACACCACCCAGCTGACCAAGGAGAACACCAGCCTGAACACCGGCGCCGAGCTCAGGGGGAACGGCACCATCTCCGGCCTCGTGTCCAAGATGTCCATCAGCACCACACACTTGGTGCCCACCAGGACTTTCACAGTAGACCCCAGCCACATGCACACCTCTTTGTTCGGAGACGATGGGCCAACGGACGAGAGCGCGTGGGCCGAGGAGGAGTCCTCGGGACCTTACGCGGGCTACGAGCCTCTCAACGACACCAGCCCGGTGAACGACACAGCGCTGGGTCTCCAGCCAGTCAGCATGTCAGAGCACTCCTCCATCGCGACCTCTCCGTCCTTTGTTGACGCTTCTCCGATCTGGGAGGCAGAGGTCCCCACAACGCAGTTGGCCCCCACACCAGACGCGGGGTCGGACAGCTCTTACTACACCGAGTCCGGGTCCGCTCTGGCCGACGCCACAGCCATGCTTCCCGACGACGTCCTCCTCTCGTCTTCGCCGTCGGACGTGTACTGGTTCACCACGGAGACGATCCCCCTCGACGCTAGCTCCGTCACACCCGTCCTGAGCGCTAGCACGGCCCCCACgcccgccgcctccgccgcaCCGGCCCCCGATGACACTCCTGCCCCCGATGAAACCCCTGCCCCAGGCGAAGCCACTCCCAGCACTACCGTCAGCGCCACTCCCAACGCCACCGTCCAACCGTCCTCAATGGAACCCTCACCCGACGACACGTCGCCTCCTCCCATAATGATCGCCGACGAGGGTGTGAGCGGAGAGCCGACCGAGGGCCATCCTGTGACACCGACAGCTTCAGCTGAAGATAACACGACCTCTCTTATGCTCCCGGTTACTACCACTGCCGCGGCCACTACTCCTCACATCACAACGTCTATCCCTACTACCGGTCAACCTGAAGCCGTCACCACGCTCAGCACCACCACGGTCACTACGGGCAAGAGCCCGGCAACGACACCGCAGGCGAGGCAGTATCTCTGCAGCATCGACAATCCCGCGTATGCAGTTAGAGTCG GTTTCCCCTCCGGGGCCACCGTCGGATATGCCAAAACCCAGATCAGGGACATCCTGAAGAGTGAATTCAACAAACCAGTTGAACTGCAG GTTTTGGTGCCTCCTCCCAAGTTTGTTTTCCGCGTGGTATCAGGCCCGGTGGTGTACACGGCCATAGCTGTCACCAACGCCCTGCGAAGGTCTGGCCGCCGCTTCCTGTCTGTGGCTCCGGGTTGGACCCAGCCTGACAATAAGTACCTGGCCCATTCAG TGCTGCAGTTCGTGCCGGGCAACGTGGACGTACGGGCCTGCAACTTCAGCGAGCGGATAGAGAAGGGGCTGACCCTGGCGTTGGCCGAAGTGCGGCGGCGTGCGCAGGAGTCCACCAACTTCACGGTGCAC ATTGTGAACATTACCATGGCTGGCCCCGGACGTCAACAGCAGCCAGTGAACATTTTCTTCGCCGTGCGGGGCTCCGGGGGCTACCTCcttgggtcagaggtcaccaacCTGCTGTTGAGGCTAACCATGGTGGAATTCAGCTACTACATGGGCTTCCCGGTGTTGGAGATAGCCGAGC CGTTCCACTATGCAGAGCTCAACACCACACAGCTTCTTCGATCCTCTTGGTTGAGAACAG tgcTCCTCGGTGTGCTGGACCCCAGGGTGGGTGACCCGGGCTTCCAGGCGAAGATAGAGCGCCAGCTGGCCCAGCTGCTGGGCGAGGCCATGGGGACGGTGCGGCGGGCGAAGAGAGCCACCACTGTGGGCAACAGCAGTGTTCAG GTGGTGAGCCTCAGTGAGCTGACGGGGGCGGACCACCCCCTGGAGATAGTGTACTTCGTGGAGGGTCCCAGCGGACAGAGGGTGCCCGCGGTCCAGTCGGCCGAGCTGCTGAACAGCCTTGACGTGCAGAGGGCTGCCATTGTCCTGGGACACCGAGTGCAGGGCATCCTGGCACAGC CCGTAGAGAAGGTCGCGTCCCAGCCCCCGGACGCGGAGAACACGGTGCTGTGGATCGTCATCGGCGTGGTCGTCCCTCTGCTGGTGGTCATCGTCATCGTCTCCATCCTCTACTGGAAGCTGTGTCGCACCGACAAGCTGGAGTTCCAGCCCGACGCCATGACCTCCATCCAGCAGAGACAGAAG CTGCCAGCCCCCACGGTGAAGGGCTTCGACTTTGCCAAGCTGCACCTGGGACAGCACGGCAAGGACGACCTCATGGTGGTCCAGGAGCCTGAACCCCAGGGGCCCCACCCTGCGCCCGGCAAAGAGGGCCTCTACCCGCCCGAGAACAGGGAGATCCCCGTCCCCACGTCCAAGACGTCCGTGTCCTCCGTCAAGGCGTCGCTCAGTGGCCGCCGGCGGGAGAG gATCTCGCCGTCGGACGGGGACTCTGTGGTGAGCGACGGCTCCAGTGGGCGGGACTCAGGGGAGGATCCACGGCGAGGACAGGTCACGCCCAGCGACAGCAAGCAGGCGCGCAAAACACCCATCAGTGTTGCAAACG gcaAAAATAGAATCG GGCCCCCGCCCATGAATGGTTCGGAGCAGCTGTCTTCCACGGCGTCCATCTTCGAGCACGTGGACCGTATGTCCCGCTCCATGGAGGCGAGCAGGAGGCTGCCCAACAAGATCCAGCTCATCGCCATGCAGCCCATGGCCGTCCCCCCACTTCTCAGGCCCAGCGTCAACGGAAAGATACCGGTGAACCCCCACATGAACAAAGAG GTGGCGCTGAGACACAAGTCGGAGATCGAACACCACCGCAACAAGATCCGCCTGCGTGCCAAGAGGAAGGGCCACTACGACTTCCCCGCCATGGAGAACACGCCGTCCAACGGCTTCGGAGACACCAAAGACCCGGGCCGGATCTACCAGAAGGCCCGGCAGCAGATAGACCGGATCCTGGACCCGGAGCTCCACATCCCCTCCCTCTTCACAGAGTCCAAGAAAGG GGCTCGAGGCCGGCGCTCCCCgaggcagaggaggaaggaCCAGCTGAGCGCGGGGCTGGCGGACGCAGACCGGGACCACCTGATCACCAGCGACAGCGACGCCGTCTACAGAAGGGGTCCCGGCGTCAGCAACGTGGCCTTCGTG TCGGACCCCGACCAGGGCTCCCCCGCCCGGAGCCCCTCGCCCAGCGACGACGTCTTCCTGGgcccctcctccccgccgccgGGCCACGCCCCCGCTCCGCCCCCCTACGCCCCGCCCCAGCCCTCCATCGAGGAGGCGCGGCAGCAGATGCACTCGCTGCTGGACGACGCCTTCGCCCTGGTGTCGCCCACCTCGCAGGGCAGCGCGCCGGGCGTCACCCTcccggggggcggcggcggcccccaCCACCCGCCGGGCGCCAGTCCGCCGGCGGCCCCCGGCTCCAGGGCCTGGGGCTCGTCCCGCCCGCTGCCCCTCAGCTCCTTCCCCGGG CCCCTCACCATCGCTCAACCCCCTCACTCACAGAGGTACAACGACCTGGGTTTGCCCCCGAGCCTCCTACACCG ACAGGGGCTAGGCTCCAGCTTCCTGCCCCCAGGGGAGGCCCCAGGCGCTGGGCCCCCACTGCAGCCTGACAGCCTGTACCCTAGCAAGGGCCACTACGCTGAGGAGCAGCCCTTGTCCGCCAGACCACGACCAGTAGGGGGCACTGCAG GctcccagctccaccacctgacGCAGGTGGGTCTGTCCAGCCGCATCAGCAGGGGACCGGTCGGACAGAATGACGACTGGAGCCATTACCATGACAACGACTACTCCGCTCCAGGCCATGGCAAGGATGCG ATGCCCCGGAACGGTATCAGGGAGCCCTCCGCACCGCCGGCCCACCAGAACACGCCCGGGCTGGGCTACCCCTCGGCCCCGGAGCCCCTGGACGCCGGCCCTCCCACCCACTCCTCGGCCTCCCTGATCAAGGCCATCCGGGAGGAGCTGCTGCGGCTGTCCCAGAAACAGGCGGCGGTGTCCAGCTACCACAGCTGA